GGCCACCAATATGTGGTCATTTTTCCCATCATAAATTCATCAGATTAACTGTGAAGTACCTTGCAGCTTCCTGCAGAATGAAGACAAACCAGGTCGTGATTTCTGCAGCTGGTATCTGCAACATCCATATGGACTTTTCCACACAGACTTTTCAAAGTCAATTAAATATAGCAATCAGCTTGTCAGCCTGCACAAGCATAAGTATTAGTGACACTCCAGGCAATACCAGCACCAAGGATCACAAACAGCTTGGTATACAGAGCATATTTGTCTTCTCAGGGGTATGTTAATAAAGCAGTCTAGCAATTCTAAGTATTGCTGACCCTAGTTCACACTGATCTTGAAAGAGTTTCTAATTCCTCATACACCAGTGTTTTCACTATTTAGCTTGTGAAAGACACTGTCTTAAGACAAGACACACTgatcctgaaaataaaattaaaataaaatccttttagAACTAAACACTTACAACAATTTCCTACCTTGCTAGACCATTTCCGGGCTTCATCATGCAACTGTCTAGCAGCCATCATCATGGGCTGATTGATTGCTTCTCCTGCCTTTTGCTCTGGGAACTCCTCATCCTTTTCTTCAGGTGGTGGTGGTCTGGGTGGGGGAACCTCACCCTCTGGCAGTGGTGGTTTCGGAGGAGCGAGCTCATCAGTCAGCTGAGGAAGGCAAACATCTTATTGAGAGCAATGCAAAAGAGCAAAGACTGAACAAACAATGGTGTCATGGCAAGACATGACTGTATGACCTCAGGTCTTTTTCCAGTTTGTCAAGTGCTTCATGTTAAAGAAAATACCATGTTTTAAACTTTCCTTTTGAATGCTAGATTGATATTTTTTAGACTTGAGGCTACTTGCATGCATGGCTGGCCAGACAATACCTTTTATTTCTAAGGAAGAATAATATATTTAAGTAATTTCAGTGTAATCCACACGTTAATGACAACTGTGTATTTTATTACAAACTACCTACACTTACATGAAGGTGCTCAAggtcaggaggaggaggaggaaaatctgGTTCCTGAGGCTGGAAGGCTTCTCTGACTTTGGCCACAGCTCCCAGAATTTTGTATCCAGAATCTAAGAAACTCTTCTGCAAACCTGAACAAAAATTCCAATACCAGTTTAATACCCATTTAATAGAACTTGGTAATACTTAGAACACTACCCCCAAAAATTACTTCTACAATGTACTGTGCCAAGTACACTtacatgtatatttaaaaactaCCAAATGTTTACAGCAGACTTGCATGCTTGAAATGTTAGTGTCACATGCAACATGCATATAATAAAGCCTTGACGGAATACAAATCACTATCAATAGCCAAAGTAATTCCCTGAATAACTTTTAGAATcaaaaaaagacatattttgTTCTATAAAGTAGTATTACTCAAAACTAGTAACAAATGCTTCTAATTAAGAACATGAAATCGCATAACATACTAAAATGCTGAATCCTTTTCCCTTGAATATGCCAAAGGCCTTTGATTGCGTTTTAGAACAGCAGGATGCAGCAGTTAATGGTGTGAGCTTGATTTCATCATTCTGAGATGTAAGTGTACACCATATTTACATAAAAGGAGATACACAGCTGTATTAAAACAATGAGCATTGCTTCACATCATCGCCAGTCAATAAAAAGCGCATTTTAAATTAGCTGACAGAATCCTTACCAGGATCAGAAATGTTGCCTGCTACAGCTTTAGCATCCATTACCATGGGTGATATAGTTCTGCTCAGCTCATCAGAGGCTGCTTTAACAGCCTCCCGAAATTTGGGGTCTTCAGAATTTTCCACCTCCCGTTTTGCGACCAGCAGGATGCGGTTTGCTCGTCTGGCGATGCTGGTGGCACCAGCTACCAGCATCTGAGGTTGCATATTGGCCATTGCAACTTTACATTTATCCAGGTCCTTCTTAATGGCCTCTTCTGATGCATCCAACAGAGATTTAGTATCGATGGCTTCATCCACCAATCCTAGAATAAAAGTTAAATACATTAATATTCTAGTTTCATCTGTGGAAAGGGATATTTGGTATTCCAGAGATggttcaaaaccagaaaagtattttaaaactggGGTCAGGGGAAGAGTAGAAGAGGGCATGGAAATCAGACCAAAGTACTACTGCAGTTTAACTTGTGATTCTGTTGTACCTCTGTGACAGTTACCATGGTAAAGCTTGTTAATGACATCCCCAGCTCTTATTTCTCTACCATGGAATGTTGTTTCAGTCAAGAACTGGCTTACACAGAATATGCAACAGAGATTCTTTCTTCACACCAAATTTCTTTAAGCATATTCAGTACTTTTTGTACCCTCCCATTCATTCCAAAGGaaacatccctctggctgtgcttTTTACATAGGGGTGATTCATAGTGACAAGGCAGTGAGATTTAAAATACCCAGGATTTAATTACTGAGATGATGGAGGAGATAGTACAGTCATCTGTTCAGCAGGTCAGTGCAAAGGATCTGCACTTGGGAAGGACTGAAACATTGCAATGCCTCAGCAGGATCAGTAGCTTTGTCTTATTCTCTGTATTCATTGAGCTGTTACTATATTTtgaacatattttctttctttcagttaaTTACCTGTCCTATTTCAACATGCCAAGATTATACAGAAGAAAACCTCAAGTTGTTACAGTGATATACTGCTAAAATAGCAACTGCAATAAAAAATGATGGTATTCTGATTTTCCCAAAAAAGAACTAAAGCAGGATTTTCTCCTCTACAGCTCAGTATTAACAGATAAGAAGCCAGCTATTTTGTATATTCTGTAACTTATACATATTCCTGGAGTGAGAGAGCACATTCCCACttctcttaatttatttttaatcagtcaTTATTCTTTGCATGTTTCATCAATCAAAACAGCATGGAGAAACATCTATACAAGCTAGTTAGCCACAGGTAGGATCTTCAATAAAAATTCCTACTTTACCTGTCATTTTTTCTACATTATCAATCCATTGGTTTTTCATGGTCTCAAAATGTTCATAAGCAGCTTGATTTCCAGGATTTCTCAAGAGGATACGAGCTGCTGATACTACCTGCCAACAGAAGACACTTTTAATTATCAGTTCACATGAACATTATGCACATTcttgaaaatgcatttgttttttcaggACTAGATGAGTCCTGAAAACCCAGCTCATTAATTCTAGTGCAATATCTAGCTCCTTGAAGATCCACCATACTTCTGgcataaatacttttttctggAACTTCAATTATGTACTAATTTCTTATAAACAACTCTTGAAAGCACTAAACTACAATACTTATTACACTACAAACATTTAGATAGAagtttatttgggaaaaaaaagaagcatttttccaCTTACATATTTTACTAAGCCTCAAAATCATTTTGTTTCAAGTGTAAGTCACAGACACTTCTGTCCAAGagttcaaaaataaaatgtcatttgaTCATTTTGTTCTACTTTTAATATCATGTatagaaatatttgctgttccTCTTTTAAGAGTGTCAGCACCATATTTTTTGATGGTATTAACAACCATCAATCAACAACAATCTCTTTGAGAACAGAAGCATAAGGAAAATTCCCCAGAAGTCATCCCCAGCCCCTTTTAACAGCCCTTCAAACCCAGCAAGCACCTGTGGGGTGAGTTCCCTTGCTGATTTCACTGTTGCCTGAATGCCCTCCACAGTAGTTTTATTGGCAGTTCcaactgcagctgctttttctgctgtagCTCCCAGTCTAGCAGCATGGTTTTCAAAGTTTGCTGCTCTTTCATCAAACACCTAGTTgtcagaagagaagaaaaacattaaaaaaaagctgtaacCTCCTTAACAGAACACACAATTTCTTCAAAGTGTCAGAAACACCTTCATAACATCCCCACTTAACTCATCCTGAGAGGCTGCAAAAGGACACAAAAGCTTTGAaggcatttgttttttttcatctttacaTTATCAGACTTTCTTCTTTACTAACTCAATGGGACAATTAAGGAGATAGCTTTACACTTTATAGCTTCAAGGTATGACATTCAGTAATTCCTGATGACTACTGCTGCAAGAAATACTCTACTAAAATTGTTTTAGCTCAGAGATTCATCTTCAAACCCATAATACAAAAGTAActatatttgaaagaaaaataaagggggTTTACACTCAAAAttcacactggaaaaaaattgccttttacAGTGCTTAGATATTCAAGAAACAGAATACTTGGACAAAAAGCTATCCTGCCATAAAGCTGAATTCTCCAAGGCCTTGAGAATTATTTTGATCATGTAGCCAAAAGCCAGAATAGCCACACAGAACTGCCAGACACTGCATTTTAGGTACTTCATGTGCAGCCAGTGGCTTTCAAGTACAGGAAACAATATCCAGCAAGAGAACAGGTTTAGTCTGTTGATTAATTCTGGCATGAATTTGACTATTGTAATCAGCTCATGTATGCTGAGATATAAAAATCCACCAACTAGTGTGTTAGGGATTTTTGCACAAGAATTTTGTAGCCTGCTGACGGCAACGTGGTTCCAGCAACATGGGGAGACAATTTTGCCATTTATGAAGTCAGAGACAACACTGTTTTCAGGGTTATACAAGTCACAGTCTCCACGAGTCTGGAGAGGTTTGCACAGCAATCTTTATGTTGTCAGAATTAATAAGCATGTACCACAAACTTGAGAAAAAATAGCAATTCATTTTTCAGAGCActgatttgtttttcaaaataccAATTCAGGTAAAATTAAACAATAACTGAAGCTTtatatggaaagaaaagaccACCTGGGTATACTTGCCTCATCTCTGTTGGGAGCATCAGAGGGAGCAGTAGCAGCTACTGCTAACAATTTAATAGGAGTTGTGGTGTCACTAAAAACATCAGAAACTTCCTGGGTCATTGCTTCTTGCATTCGTGCTTTAAGATCCTttaaaaaagtggaaaattatTGGCATGTGATAGAGGGATATTAAGTTGTAAGGGTTTAAATCCTATAAAACCTTCTCTTGCAAAAAAATGCCTGTTCCAATGGCAGACATTAATATAAAATTACCTTAAAAGTATGACCAATTAATCACCTTTTACATAATTTGAAATATACAAAGCTTACATATCACTCCTTGAAGCAGCATTAGAAGCTATGAACAGCATGATTTGAGACCTTGCCCCTCAAATCTGCAATGCTAGCATACTCTTTTAAGAGAGACTTAAATTTTCCTTCTAAACTGTTCATCCGAAATTAACCCCCATGGCATGATAACAAGGCCTTTCtagaaaatttgctttaaacACCCCAGCTAAACCAAGAGGTCTGTagctgaaattttgtttttatgggGGCCTCACGCACCCAAGGCTGGCTCAGAGGAGCAAAGGGTGTGCCTGCCTGCACAGACAGGTCCTTACCTTCAGCGagtcctggagctgagcagcaatGGCCCTGGCCTGGGGGGACTCGCCCTCCCCTCGTGCGGCCAGCTCGGCCAGCtgggcagagagctgctccacGCGGTCACACTTGGCCAGCAGGTCCTGCCGGTACGGGCCCATCATGACGTTGGCCAAGCGCCGGCCCTCGGCAACCAGCCCGCGGATGGCAGCCTGgcctgcagggggacagggcagtgACACGCAGGGACAAAAccaccagagccaccagcaaGCACTGCACGCCTATGTGCACGCATCGCAGCTCTTGGGCTTTTATCAACACTTCCCTAGGTGGTAGAGAAGTGCAGTTTATCACTGAATAATTACAGTTCAAAACCACAGAGGAATTCAACTGTCTCCAGTTTCTTTTTGCTTAATTCAGCAACTCTGGCTAGAGATACATCCTTTTTAATTAGAGTGGTCTGACAAAAATTAACCATGGCAGCTGTCAGGTATTTCTACATAACTAATCTGTTGAATCCAATAGAAAGCACTTACAAATTTCAAATACTGCAATTCATTCCTTCATTAGAAGAtaagcagcaggagggaaagaaaagacaagtaGAAACATAACTTTAAAAGCCAAATGCCCTCTCCCAGAATTCCAGAAGCCATAAGTAAGAAGTGTCAAgtagtttggattggaagggacagTGGGGGTAGGGAACACCTTACAAAGCCTCCACAGTGTGTCAAAagcttttccattaaaaaaaattatttttagcatgGGTAATTTCCTTCATTGACTTACAGATGCTTCCTGCTCATTCACAGGAATGCAATTCTCTGTTCTTTCAATAATACAATAGCAGTATTCTTCTAAAAGAACTCATCATGTATTAAGTCCAAAGACCTactgaagaataattttaaactaatgCTAACCCATAAGTAATCTAAGTTTGTGATCAAGCTTTAAATTACTTAGGAAGTTGTCACAGAATCAGACTATCCAAGaatcacacagcactgctgacatCTCTTATATtcttaatttacttttcttATGCGTATCCTGCCAAGTGCCAGCAACTCCTGAACCACAGTTCCATGTTCATCGAGAGCAAAATGGGATTATCAGATCCCCTTTCTCTTTAATTGTTAGCATTCTCCTCAGATAACCCAGAAACCACACAAGAAGTGATACTTCTAGGTCAGGTTTATGagtgtttttctcttctcagaaGGACTTAATTACCCAATTTTCTGGAGTAGGTATCAATTCAAATTTGAGATACAATATTTGcataaaaaggaaagcaagaagcaatcttgttttctctgcagcacaTGTTCTTCTATTCTTTAGGAAAGAACACAAGGAGAATCATGGGCCAGTTTAATTCTATAATTGCAGCCAGGACTTAGCTATAACTCCAAGTCTCCACACCTGTAAAGATTCAATACATCCTCAGCATCTCAGGAGCAGTAGTTTCCACCAAAAAAACTGGTGACAGGTTTGATTCTAAACCTGGGGGGAAAATCACAGAGACACACTTACCTACTCCCCTATCAGCAACTGTGGGATTGTCTATCCACCTCTGAGCTTGTTCAATCTTGCCCTCCAAATGGACAGCTGCTTTAACTGGCCTTGTATTAGCTACAGCCCTGTTTGTTTTGGACTGTAAATTCTGAAGTGATGTAGCTATTTGCTTGGCCAAAGCACGGGCCTCAGGAGAGTCACCTTTCCCActaaggatttaaaaaaaaaaaaaaaaaaaaaaaggagtcacAGAAAGATCATTTACAGATTATCTCAAGTTCACAATAAAAGGtacttgatatttttaaataaagttgaATTTGACACTTGGGTTGAGATTCTGAGGAGCAATTCTCTGCTGTGGTACCTGGACATTACAAACgttcagcacagcactgaggtgggGGAAGGCATAGACTGTCATTGCCAATACTGGTGTAAGAATTGATTTCCCATTTCCATGGCTGCCTTAAGAGCAATTGCAATCATGCCATACAGATTACAAGCAGAAGAGTCAGCAGCCACAGACCAAAGGCTATATATAAACCTGACAAAAGGTAGCACATTAAGACCTACAGCAACTAAAGCTCAAAATTAGCTAGGTGCTCAATAAAGCATCTAACTAatgaagcaagaaaaatatttattgctatATTGCAACCAGCCTTAGGTGAAGATCACAATTTGTACAATAACagcttctttctcctcttccattcTCAAGCAGCCTCTTTGCAAAACTGATACAGAAATAGAATTTCTGGAAGGCTTATCTTTTGTATAGTTTGCAATTACAGCTTAGAACACTGACAGTGATGGAAGTGGTAGATATTCCACCTTGATATTTAGTAAAGTGCTTAGCAAAAACCAGTGATGACACCCACCTACATAAACAAACTTATATTTCCCATTACCTTGTTTTTTCAACAGTACAAACAAGCTCACTCTTGGCTTCAGTTTCCTTCTCAAATATTCCATAGGCagtagaaagaaaatacttctatGTAATACATGTCtggttaccttttttttaaggaagctAGTGCAAGCTAGGCTTTGAGATAGAAATCACTAGGCTGAACAACTTAAAAGGGTTTATTTTAATCATCAATATTCTGATCTTGTTCAGCATTGGGAAATGCACAGGAAAGTCATTCAAATAAATAACTGGTGATAAAACAAACACTTACTGTCGTCGCAGGTCTGACAGCTTGGCTGTCAAAGCAGAGATTTCCCCCAGGGAACGAAGGATATCATCTCTCTCTTTAGGCTCCTCACACAGTTCTGCAACTTTCCTTGCTTCAGCCATAATTCCCCGAATATGCTCCTCTCCTTCACTGCCCCCATTAGGATCTGCAAGCCAATTCTTAATAGAAAGAAATTGTGTTGAAGTGAACACAACAAGTAATGTTTATTCTATACATGATTttatagagaaagaaaataccaaTATAGCTTTCgaaactttatttaaaagaaaatacctcTCAAAAGCAATTTCTGGTTTTTAGGTGCCATGAAATTATTCTACTGCCTCatagtttttctgttttgaaaaaaattgccAAACTAGATAAAATTTACCTGAAGATTTacattctctctctcccctcaaCATTTCCCAACAATATTTTAGAAGCTGCATCAGTTTCTAAAGGCAGTGATTCAATATTTTGAATCACTGCCTTTAGAAACTGATGATGtgactttcagaaaaaaatgaaaacagatggTCTTGAGCCCAGGGTGGTACACAGAGCTCTTCCTAACAAGTCCCATTACCATTTCATTTGATGCATATATAATATTAATGTATCTTTATATATTGATAATAGACACATATACACATTTAGATAAGGTGTATTATTTGACGACCATCATAATCCCCCACTGGGTAAGAGACTGACCATTGAGGGATACTAAGagtaacaaaaataaaggatcaattgaaagaaaatatagtTTCATTAATATCATTTCTCTTCTGTCATTAACATACAGTTCTAAATCCTGAACTCTACTCCCAAAACAAAGGCCAAAGAAAGGGCTCTGGTTTTATCCACAAATAAGTCTGTTCAATCTAAAactgttctgttcttttcttcaaTAAGATTACTTTATATGCAAATTTAGGGTGTTCCATCATCTTAATTTAATAACCTTGAAATTTTTAGCAATGCCAAGTAAGTTACCAAAAAATCATCAACTGAAGCAAAATTCACCATATGCTGTAAGTCACtgaattttagatttttctttgttaaagCAAGTATCGCCTCTATGTTCTTCCTATCAAGTaactgtgttttgtttgaaaacaaCTGCAGTAGTTCACCATaacagctctgagagcagcaatGTTCTGAAGTATTTACTAATCATTAGTGGTACCTGAGCAGCATCAATCTTCTTAGCAATTGCCTGCTTGGAGTTGGTCATGGCCTCCAGCTTGCGGGCTGCATTCTCCACCTTGGCAGTGAGCAAGTCCAGTCCCTGGGACACCTGCTGGGCTTTCTGCATAGCCATGGGCGTAGCACCCTGTCCTCTGCCCAAGACAAAAAGAGCACCACAGATTCAGCTCAGAACTGACTAAAGTTATTTTCTAGTCAAGGGGCAACAAAAGCTGTTTATGTTTATTCCCACCAATTATTGCAAGAGATATAGTATTTAATCAGATTTTGTTTCCTCcttaaggaaacaaaaaataactgaggaacagaaaaagagataaaaactAAGCACATATGTTTCCTATTCCAGAATGTGACATTTAGCAGTCTCAGAAGAATAAACATTTTAAGAGTCAAAAAGTAAAGTTATTTAAGGATACAGTTCCATTAAAGTACCCAGGACAAGGCCCCTTTTCTCCTCATTAACAGACTGTTGAAGAAAGTCAGAATTTGCAGGAGCTAAAGTCTTGCCATATCTAAGTGATGACTGCAagtcaataaaaaaaataaatagtaaaataaaatgtcttaGCTGCCTCAATCATGTGACACACAAAGTTCAACAGAATTTGCCAATGAAGGATAAACAACAACCACCACATGTGATCTAACATCCcaaaaaacacctaaaaagTAGAATATCCATATATCTTACAGAAATGGTGTTTATCCTCTTTGGAGAACAGACTTAAAAGGAGAgtttaaatttcctttctgcCTAATTTGGAGGAAGGTTATTTGGAGGTGTTAGACAGCAAGCAAAGTCAGAATTATCTACTTGAGCAATTCCAATCATCATATTATGCAATTAACATTTCTCTTATTAACACATATTATTCTCATCAGAAAAGAAGAGATTGAAGTAAAAAAGGTAGAATACAGTTCTGACCTGCTTTTCTACAGGTTAGGAAGTGACAActacagagaaaacattttaatagcGCTTGGGAAGTGCCCATCCCAAGCACAGCATTACCTAGCCCGGAGGTCAGCCAGCTGATCTGTCATTTGCCCCAGGGTTTTGCAAGTGCCCAGGATCTCTCTGCGCTCTttgcctgcacacagctctcCTGCTTTGCCAGCTTCATCAAGGATCTGCCTTATGGCCTGCTCACCCGCATCCCCTGAGGCACAGGGTCAGTCAGTACAGCACAAAAGACATTCTGTGACATGTATGAGAAAACTACTGATATCATCATGTCACATGAACTGCATTAGGTTCAGTCATGAAAACACATTTACCAAAATTGGAGATATacaccaaaaaacaacaattCACATCCAGCTTTACAACTGTATTAGTTTGGCTTTGATTTCAAAGGAAGTCTATCTGATAACGTCTTTCAACATCCAAATGGAACAGGCCTctatgaagttttattttaaagatacaTACAAAGGTAAACAAACCTCTTATATAAGTAAAGGTGATTTCAATTAAGCATATTTATGGCAGATTTTTCAACTAAAAATTTTATGtcaagactgaaagaaaaacacttaaaGAGATTCTGTTAGGGAAATCTCAAGttataaaaatttgaaaatacagaagagattttaaatattAGCCATGGCTACAATTAAGTACTCTTCAATTCAAACGTTTTTGAGTTTACAGCTGGAATGCAAATTAAGAACATGTATGTTCCAGAGAATACATATATTTTAGACCATTTAGATGCAGCAAAGCCTTTCAGGTCATTAGACACAACTTGTTCAAATCCCAGTATctaaagaaaggaataaatacaGGCACCTTCAGAATGATCCACTATGTAAGGGTTATTAATGCTTAAAGACCATTTTGTCTTGAACAACAGAAATAATGAGaccttaaaaaccaaaatactttaggctgttttttgtgtttaaatattaCCTGGAGGTGCATTTGGATCTCTCAGCCAACCTTTTGCCTGATTCATCTTCGAATCTATTAAGGCTAAAGCTCTCTTCATGGCTTCAGTGTCCTTTACAAAAGAGAAACCAACAAAATGattctcaaaacaaaaatatcaaagcaCAAGTAATCAATGCAACCAAAGCTGACAACAGTTCTATAAAGCAGAGTCTACTTATAAAAACCCATTCGTATAAGCATCTCAAAACCCATTTTCAAGCTAGCAGGTCATAATTGTTTCTTTACAGTTAGAACagacattttcatttcactcaaaatgcaaaaattatgCATGCAATTTTAGTggtttttctatttctttatttactaGTGCTTTAATTTCTAGAATTGGAACTCTAATAAGCACACATCTTGGAGTTAGTTCCATTTTACATCAGGGCACATAGAAGAGTTGTGATGTAATTGGAGTATCGATATCTGGTAATTGGCCAGTGAATTTTACTGCTTAGTATAAGATGCTGCACATCTGCATTTCTCACCTGCTCTTGCTGCTTAAAGTCAAACAGTTACTGTTTACAGAAAAGTAAGACTACCAGCTCACTTCTGAAAGTCTCAGATATGGAGCTGAATGTCTTTGGAGATAAACACATGTATTTACATGTGACTGTTTAAAACTCTGAACTCCTCGGCCAGGATCATCAAAGAAGCTGTTTCTTTCACTATTATGCCACTACCATCCAACACCTAGGGCTGCAGGGGAAACAACGTCCCAGTTCTGATTTCTCTGCACAGTCTGTTCATGTGCCATCCCTCCACCAGAGGCCACAAGTTTTCCATCTTACATAAATGGAAGGACAGTGAAAACAGTAACATGTACCTAAGGAAGAGGTTGTAGAAAAGCCAAAATAGCTTTTTACCACACACATCATGGAAGTGATTTGAAAGGCATCTAAGATCCCATGATTGGTATAGAGATGACAAAAAGAAGTCTGGCTCTCATGTAGCATCTGAATCAGACTGCACTTGTCCAATGCTTTTGAAGAGAAGCCTACTACCATCAGGGATCAGTATCTTGCTATAGCATGTGCAATCCTGACAACATTAAAGAAATGCCACATTTTTGTGGAGTTGTTCATTCTGCATGCTTAGTCTCAAAGATACAACACTAATATTCTGGCATTTTTATTCAGGCATGTTGGTCTGTCAGCTATCCATAAGGTGCTATAATATAATTCAGCAAGCAACTTTCTAAAATGTCATACAATACAGCTGAATATTTTTGATGGCTCTTGAATCACAGCCTGAGAGAGAGCAccaaaagcagaattattttcacCGCAccaaaagcagaattattttcacCTGGATGACTGGGTCTCAAATCTAGAAACTGGGCCTTCAAACTTAGTTGGGACCTGTTTGAAAAACCTTTCAAAAGGTCAGATATGCAGCTAGGGGTGGGAGATGGgcatattattttaaaagtcaccTTCTCTGTAGCTCAATAATTGTGCATTCAATATATGATAAGAGACAAGCAAATATTCATTGAATGTTCAAATGTATATATAAATCTTACTACCTATGAAGGTAGGTGTTactgttttctgt
Above is a genomic segment from Serinus canaria isolate serCan28SL12 chromosome 6, serCan2020, whole genome shotgun sequence containing:
- the VCL gene encoding vinculin isoform X6; translation: MPVFHTRTIESILEPVAQQISHLVIMHEEGEVDGKAIPDLTAPVSAVQAAVSNLVRVGKETVQTTEDQILKRDMPPAFIKVENACTKLVRAAQMLQADPYSVPARDYLIDGSRGILSGTSDLLLTFDEAEVRKIIRVCKGILEYLTVAEVVETMEDLVTYTKNLGPGMTKMAKMIDERQQELTHQEHRVMLVNSMNTVKELLPVLISAMKIFVTTKNSKSQGIEEALKNRNFTVEKMSAEINEIIRVLQLTSWDEDAWASKDTEAMKRALALIDSKMNQAKGWLRDPNAPPGDAGEQAIRQILDEAGKAGELCAGKERREILGTCKTLGQMTDQLADLRARGQGATPMAMQKAQQVSQGLDLLTAKVENAARKLEAMTNSKQAIAKKIDAAQNWLADPNGGSEGEEHIRGIMAEARKVAELCEEPKERDDILRSLGEISALTAKLSDLRRHGKGDSPEARALAKQIATSLQNLQSKTNRAVANTRPVKAAVHLEGKIEQAQRWIDNPTVADRGVGQAAIRGLVAEGRRLANVMMGPYRQDLLAKCDRVEQLSAQLAELAARGEGESPQARAIAAQLQDSLKDLKARMQEAMTQEVSDVFSDTTTPIKLLAVAATAPSDAPNRDEVFDERAANFENHAARLGATAEKAAAVGTANKTTVEGIQATVKSARELTPQVVSAARILLRNPGNQAAYEHFETMKNQWIDNVEKMTGLVDEAIDTKSLLDASEEAIKKDLDKCKVAMANMQPQMLVAGATSIARRANRILLVAKREVENSEDPKFREAVKAASDELSRTISPMVMDAKAVAGNISDPGLQKSFLDSGYKILGAVAKVREAFQPQEPDFPPPPPDLEHLHLTDELAPPKPPLPEGEVPPPRPPPPEEKDEEFPEQKAGEAINQPMMMAARQLHDEARKWSSKPDVTVSNEAAEAGVDVDEEDDADVEFTLPYDIEDDYEPELLLMPTNQPVNQPILAAAQSLHREATKWSSKGNDIIAAAKRMALLMAEMSRLVRGGSGNKRALIQCAKDIAKASDEVTRLAKEVAKQCTDKRIRTNLLQVCERIPTISTQLKILSTVKATMLGRTNISDEESEQATEMLVHNAQNLMQSVKETVREAEAASIKIRTDAGFTLRWVRKTPWYQ
- the VCL gene encoding vinculin isoform X1; translation: MPVFHTRTIESILEPVAQQISHLVIMHEEGEVDGKAIPDLTAPVSAVQAAVSNLVRVGKETVQTTEDQILKRDMPPAFIKVENACTKLVRAAQMLQADPYSVPARDYLIDGSRGILSGTSDLLLTFDEAEVRKIIRVCKGILEYLTVAEVVETMEDLVTYTKNLGPGMTKMAKMIDERQQELTHQEHRVMLVNSMNTVKELLPVLISAMKIFVTTKNSKSQGIEEALKNRNFTVEKMSAEINEIIRVLQLTSWDEDAWASKDTEAMKRALALIDSKMNQAKGWLRDPNAPPGDAGEQAIRQILDEAGKAGELCAGKERREILGTCKTLGQMTDQLADLRARGQGATPMAMQKAQQVSQGLDLLTAKVENAARKLEAMTNSKQAIAKKIDAAQNWLADPNGGSEGEEHIRGIMAEARKVAELCEEPKERDDILRSLGEISALTAKLSDLRRHGKGDSPEARALAKQIATSLQNLQSKTNRAVANTRPVKAAVHLEGKIEQAQRWIDNPTVADRGVGQAAIRGLVAEGRRLANVMMGPYRQDLLAKCDRVEQLSAQLAELAARGEGESPQARAIAAQLQDSLKDLKARMQEAMTQEVSDVFSDTTTPIKLLAVAATAPSDAPNRDEVFDERAANFENHAARLGATAEKAAAVGTANKTTVEGIQATVKSARELTPQVVSAARILLRNPGNQAAYEHFETMKNQWIDNVEKMTGLVDEAIDTKSLLDASEEAIKKDLDKCKVAMANMQPQMLVAGATSIARRANRILLVAKREVENSEDPKFREAVKAASDELSRTISPMVMDAKAVAGNISDPGLQKSFLDSGYKILGAVAKVREAFQPQEPDFPPPPPDLEHLHVSLTDELAPPKPPLPEGEVPPPRPPPPEEKDEEFPEQKAGEAINQPMMMAARQLHDEARKWSSKGNDIIAAAKRMALLMAEMSRLVRGGSGNKRALIQCAKDIAKASDEVTRLAKEVAKQCTDKRIRTNLLQVCERIPTISTQLKILSTVKATMLGRTNISDEESEQATEMLVHNAQNLMQSVKETVREAEAASIKIRTDAGFTLRWVRKTPWYQ